In Drosophila simulans strain w501 chromosome 3R, Prin_Dsim_3.1, whole genome shotgun sequence, a single window of DNA contains:
- the LOC6728320 gene encoding monocarboxylate transporter 10 isoform X2, whose translation MAENEPLNDLQSQVNGRILPAANGHTASATNGLVHANGKDALKPSAPAQNGNGNANGTHIEAPCCRDIHGKEPPDGGARAWLVMVSAFLCNGIIFGFINTYGVIHSLLTDRLTKLGDPEASSKAALIGALAIGTTFLFSTMAGCLTDKIGLRLTTFAGGVLSAGGLLLSSFCTENIGALYFTYGIMFGLGAALAYTPTLAILGHYFKRYLGKVSGFVTAGSSVFTVILPPCLDKLLAGYGLEGTLRIMSLVSAFIILCSFVYKPLHPPPEPPKKKPGRSRINLFLRSIINVEIWKRKRFVIWALCVPLALFGYFVPYVHMMQFVKTTFPGEDVNLPVMCIGITSGIGRLIFGVIADMPGVNRMYLQQLSLVSIGLVTLLLPLTNSYVILVSFTLVMGLFDGCFISLLGPIAYEICGPSGATQAIGFLLGLSSIPLTVGPPVAGMIFDSTNSYTLPLILAGLPPLLGSSLLFLIKCVKEEENGVSAPRAVVMANGDIEIAGNGHYRSAGTKSSAPLMGATNGVNGSAPASPTIQSNGHVDNGTGKLAVTNGSAS comes from the exons ATGGCTGAGAATGAACCACTGAACGACCTGCAGAGCCAGGTGAATGGTCGCATCCTGCCCGCCGCCAATGGACACACTGCATCCGCGACCAACGGATTGGTGCATGCGAACGGCAAGGATGCGCTAAAGCCGTCTGCTCCCGCCcagaatgggaatggaaacgCGAACGGGACACACATCGAGGCGCCCTGCTGTCGGGACATACACGGCAAGGAGCCACCGGACGGAGGAGCACGCGCCTGGCTGGTCATGGTGAGCGCCTTCCTCTGCAACGGCATCATCTTTGGGTTCATCAACACCTACGGCGTCATCCATTCGCTGCTGACGGATAGGCTTACGAAGCTCGGCGATCCGGAGGCGTCCAGCAAAGCGG CTCTGATTGGCGCCCTGGCCATCGGCACCACATTCCTCTTCTCCACAATGGCTGGCTGCCTGACGGACAAAATTGGCCTGAGGCTGACCACCTTCGCCGGCGGAGTCCTCTCCGCGGGAGGACTGCTGTTGTCCTCGTTTTGCACGGAGAACATCGGCGCCCTGTACTTCACCTACGGCATCATGTTCGGCCTGGGCGCCGCCCTTGCCTACACGCCCACATTGGCCATCCTGGGCCACTACTTCAAGCGGTACCTGGGCAAGGTGAGTGGCTTCGTGACCGCCGGCTCCAGCGTTTTCACTGTGATACTGCCGCCCTGTCTGGACAAGCTACTGGCTGGCTATGGTCTGGAGGGAACCCTGCGG ATAATGAGCCTCGTTTCCGCCTTTATTATCCTCTGCTCCTTCGTGTACAAGCCACTGCATCCGCCACCGGAGCCGCCGAAGAAGAAGCCCGGCAGATCGCGCATCAATCTCTTCCTGCGCTCCATCATCAACGTGGAGATCTGGAAGCGTAAACGCTTCGTCATCTGGGCACTTTGTGTGCCGCTCGCCTTGTTCGGCTACTTTGTGCCCTATGTGCACATGATGCAGTTCGTGAAAACCACTTTTCCGGGCGAGGATGTCAACCTGCCGGTCATGTGTATCGGCATCACCTCCGGCATTGGGCGTCTGATCTTCGGCGTCATTGCCGATATGCCGGGTGTGAACCGCATGTACCTGCAACAGCTGTCCTTGGTGTCCATTGGCCTGGTCAccttgctgctgccgctcacCAACTCGTACGTCATCCTCGTCTCGTTCACCCTGGTCATGGGTCTCTTCGACGGCTGCTTTATTTCGTTGCTGGGACCAATCGCCTACGAGATCTGTGGCCCCTCGGGCGCCACACAGGCCATCGGCTTCCTGCTGGGCCTCAGCTCCATTCCGCTCACAGTGGGTCCACCAGTGGCGGGCATGATCTTCGACAGCACGAACTCCTACACATTGCCGCTCATCCTCGCCGGACTGCCCCCGCTGCTCGGCTCCTCGCTTTTGTTCCTGATCAAGTGCgtcaaggaggaggagaacgGGGTCAGTGCGCCGCGAGCGGTGGTAATGGCCAATGGAGACATCGAGATTGCCGGCAACGGCCATTATCGGTCGGCTG GCACCAAGTCCAGTGCACCGCTGATGGGTGCCACAAATGGTGTCAATGGAAGCGCACCCGCGTCCCCAACTATCCAGAGCAATGGACACGTGGACAACGGAACTG GGAAACTCGCCGTGACCAACGGATCGGCGTCGTAG
- the LOC6728320 gene encoding monocarboxylate transporter 10 isoform X1, translating to MAENEPLNDLQSQVNGRILPAANGHTASATNGLVHANGKDALKPSAPAQNGNGNANGTHIEAPCCRDIHGKEPPDGGARAWLVMVSAFLCNGIIFGFINTYGVIHSLLTDRLTKLGDPEASSKAALIGALAIGTTFLFSTMAGCLTDKIGLRLTTFAGGVLSAGGLLLSSFCTENIGALYFTYGIMFGLGAALAYTPTLAILGHYFKRYLGKVSGFVTAGSSVFTVILPPCLDKLLAGYGLEGTLRIMSLVSAFIILCSFVYKPLHPPPEPPKKKPGRSRINLFLRSIINVEIWKRKRFVIWALCVPLALFGYFVPYVHMMQFVKTTFPGEDVNLPVMCIGITSGIGRLIFGVIADMPGVNRMYLQQLSLVSIGLVTLLLPLTNSYVILVSFTLVMGLFDGCFISLLGPIAYEICGPSGATQAIGFLLGLSSIPLTVGPPVAGMIFDSTNSYTLPLILAGLPPLLGSSLLFLIKCVKEEENGVSAPRAVVMANGDIEIAGNGHYRSAGTKSSAPLMGATNGVNGSAPASPTIQSNGHVDNGTGSYPDSPWPSPTRILDSAACDHPSSSLHTNPGHLLPSCSHTALLSGRSGSSKSLPLGDEPKRRRYNYSIY from the exons ATGGCTGAGAATGAACCACTGAACGACCTGCAGAGCCAGGTGAATGGTCGCATCCTGCCCGCCGCCAATGGACACACTGCATCCGCGACCAACGGATTGGTGCATGCGAACGGCAAGGATGCGCTAAAGCCGTCTGCTCCCGCCcagaatgggaatggaaacgCGAACGGGACACACATCGAGGCGCCCTGCTGTCGGGACATACACGGCAAGGAGCCACCGGACGGAGGAGCACGCGCCTGGCTGGTCATGGTGAGCGCCTTCCTCTGCAACGGCATCATCTTTGGGTTCATCAACACCTACGGCGTCATCCATTCGCTGCTGACGGATAGGCTTACGAAGCTCGGCGATCCGGAGGCGTCCAGCAAAGCGG CTCTGATTGGCGCCCTGGCCATCGGCACCACATTCCTCTTCTCCACAATGGCTGGCTGCCTGACGGACAAAATTGGCCTGAGGCTGACCACCTTCGCCGGCGGAGTCCTCTCCGCGGGAGGACTGCTGTTGTCCTCGTTTTGCACGGAGAACATCGGCGCCCTGTACTTCACCTACGGCATCATGTTCGGCCTGGGCGCCGCCCTTGCCTACACGCCCACATTGGCCATCCTGGGCCACTACTTCAAGCGGTACCTGGGCAAGGTGAGTGGCTTCGTGACCGCCGGCTCCAGCGTTTTCACTGTGATACTGCCGCCCTGTCTGGACAAGCTACTGGCTGGCTATGGTCTGGAGGGAACCCTGCGG ATAATGAGCCTCGTTTCCGCCTTTATTATCCTCTGCTCCTTCGTGTACAAGCCACTGCATCCGCCACCGGAGCCGCCGAAGAAGAAGCCCGGCAGATCGCGCATCAATCTCTTCCTGCGCTCCATCATCAACGTGGAGATCTGGAAGCGTAAACGCTTCGTCATCTGGGCACTTTGTGTGCCGCTCGCCTTGTTCGGCTACTTTGTGCCCTATGTGCACATGATGCAGTTCGTGAAAACCACTTTTCCGGGCGAGGATGTCAACCTGCCGGTCATGTGTATCGGCATCACCTCCGGCATTGGGCGTCTGATCTTCGGCGTCATTGCCGATATGCCGGGTGTGAACCGCATGTACCTGCAACAGCTGTCCTTGGTGTCCATTGGCCTGGTCAccttgctgctgccgctcacCAACTCGTACGTCATCCTCGTCTCGTTCACCCTGGTCATGGGTCTCTTCGACGGCTGCTTTATTTCGTTGCTGGGACCAATCGCCTACGAGATCTGTGGCCCCTCGGGCGCCACACAGGCCATCGGCTTCCTGCTGGGCCTCAGCTCCATTCCGCTCACAGTGGGTCCACCAGTGGCGGGCATGATCTTCGACAGCACGAACTCCTACACATTGCCGCTCATCCTCGCCGGACTGCCCCCGCTGCTCGGCTCCTCGCTTTTGTTCCTGATCAAGTGCgtcaaggaggaggagaacgGGGTCAGTGCGCCGCGAGCGGTGGTAATGGCCAATGGAGACATCGAGATTGCCGGCAACGGCCATTATCGGTCGGCTG GCACCAAGTCCAGTGCACCGCTGATGGGTGCCACAAATGGTGTCAATGGAAGCGCACCCGCGTCCCCAACTATCCAGAGCAATGGACACGTGGACAACGGAACTGGTTCGTACCCCGACTCACCTTGGCCTAGCCCCACTCGCATCTTAGACTCCGCCGCCTGCGACCATCCCAGTAGCTCGCTTCACACTAACCCGGGCCACCTGCTGCCCAGCTGCTCGCACACCGCCCTGCTGAGCGGGCGCTCTGGCTCCAGCAAGTCCCTGCCCCTGGGCGACGAACCCAAGAGGCGTCGCTATAACTACTCCATCTACTAa